The Leopardus geoffroyi isolate Oge1 chromosome D3, O.geoffroyi_Oge1_pat1.0, whole genome shotgun sequence region CGTTTAATTGTATGCAGTATTGGGTGTTTTTACCATGTGGATGCTTTTGTACACCCGCCCTGTGAGTTACTTCTTATCTCCTCTAAGGAGTTAAAGGTAGGAAATATGTCCACAAATTAGCAACATCtaatttcttgatatttttctaaaagtattaaaataacaaCCTTTGGGAGATCACGCCAAGCCTTTTAATCTCCTAGCTTTAAAACGCTGAAAAGAACTTGAAGAAATGTTCTCTGCGTTTCGTTAGAATAGTTACGATCTACCGCGACAGTTGATTCCAGCTTGATTACTCAAGGTATCGGGGACTGTTTACCTGAAGATcttaggcttttttctttttttgtcccgTTCTATAACCTTAGCGtgtttaaaattagattttgCATACATTGAGCAAAGTTAAGTGCTGCGAGTATTTATTTTGCTAATGTGCCTACCCGCAGCACCAGTCAGCTGTGTCTTTGCTCCCAGCCATACTCCACCTCATTACAGACACCTATTACGCTCCTTCCGCATACAGTAATGAGCCTTCCTGCAGCCCGGTCTTCGGCGCTGAATTTGGTTTAAGAGTGTAGCACGTCTTTATGGACTACAggctctgcctcctctccccctttcAGATGGCTCAGCCAGTAAAGAAAATGCTAATTGAACCCcgccaataatttttttaaaggcgtGTATAAATTAACCTGGAAATAACGGCCTCGTGGAGGCCAGCTGCCTggcctcaaaaaatatttttgttttcttttccaggagaGGGACTAAATGTTTTTGACaggatgtttctttaaaaaatagatttctctACTAAAACCAGTGCcagattattcttttttccaaaacccaaaaagaagaaacacagagaggtcTCAGCAGACACGTTGGTTGACGTGACAACGGCCACTTGTTTCCGGGGACACAGGACACAAACTTGAGGACGTTTTGCTCTCCTCCTCCGCCCAGCACGATTACAAAGAGCTGATTGGCAACTGTCATTTGTGTCTGTTCCAACCGATGGGTGGCTGTCACTCCATCTGTAAGTTGACGAAGAGCAGCTCTGAGTCCGTGACGCGTAGGCCAGCGCCTCGAGCCCGAGTCACTGCTGTGCGTTCCCTTCCGTCCCGGCTGCCCCCAAACCGGGAGCTAGCAGCGTCCCTGCGTGCCGATGCCTCGCTCCTGTGTAGCTATTTATTTGATCAGGTGTGAATTAGAATTGTTCATTAAACATGGTTGTTATTCGGCACAAGAGGGTCCGGGGAGTCAGGAAGTAGCTGAGTACAACAGTAATTAAACATGTGTAGCCAATTAGAGGGTTCTCCACTATGGCACAAGCATATAATTTGCGAAGTCTTTCTATGAGACTAGATGAAAATAGGTACAAAAAGTGTGTCTGACTACAACATTCTCATGTTAAACACGTcaacatgaatgaactttaaatatataatttctagtTTGTTAACAAACCACCGAACTCTATTGGCTGATCACGGCAACGTATAATTTTGGTTCATTTCGCCAAGAAATATTGCCTCTGACGGGGGCAATTAATTGTATTAAACATGATTACTTTTAGGCCCAGACTGTATCGATGATATTCATTTGGCAAATCCTAAAATGCAGAAAGGTGCCCTATGTGTAAGGAAGGTACAAAGGCTGGGAAGATAACGGGATCGATCGGTCGATCgaaccaggaggcagggaggcgaTTTTTCTGAGCAGAGGTGCTTATGTTCTCCCGGTTACGTTTACGGATGAAAGTATTCAGATGAAGTTTCATACACGAAATAAATAAACGCCCGCTGATTTGAAAGGTTCTAGAGAATCACATTAAATGTGTAACGTCTCCGTGCCGCGTAAAGACAATAAATCTCGGGCCCGGCCCTGCCAGAGTCACGGCGGCGGGCTCCCCTGTCAGGTGCTGACGTGAGTTTGAAAGGTTACAGATTAGTTTAGCAATGTTAAGTGAACTGGCAAAGGCATCTCTAATTTTGCTGGAAATGAGGAAGCCCGATGGTAGGGGGAATCCTAATGAGCCCATCGAAAGCTGGCTTTGGACCCAACAGACAGGGTGGCTGCAGATTGTATGAAAATATTGGAAATCAATGGCTTCTATGGAATTTCATTAAGAAGCAGTATCCACAATTGATAGAGCCTCATAATTTGATGGATTGTGCCGAGAAAATGATTAGCCAGCTAGAAAGAGTCATAGAATACACACTCTGGGACGTCAGGAACGTTGAAGTGGGGTAAtttgtacaaaataaaaaatattgattttactTATGTGCGAAATTTTGAAATGGAGGTGGCTGTCTCGGGAGCCTCTGGCTGACGTAATCTCTTGGTTTTTGTAGCCGTCCCCGGGGACGGGGCCGACGACGGGGACAGCGGGAGCGAGGGCAGAAGCGGGAGCGAGGACACCAACGTCTGCGAGAAGTGCTGCGCGGAGTTCTTCAAGTGGACGGACTTCCTGGAGCACAAGAAGAGCTGCACCAAGAACCCGCTCGTGCTGATCGTGAATGAAGATGAGCCGGCACCGCCCTCCGAGGAGTTTCCGGAACCTTCCCCGGCCAGCTCTCCCAGCGACCGGACGGAGAGCGAGGCCGCGGAGGACCCGGCCCCCCCAGAGAACGGCGAGGGCGGTGAGGGGAGGGCCccggagaaggaggaggagcccATGGAAGCCGAGCCCTCTGGGGACAAGGGCTTCCCGAACCCGGGCCCCTCGCACGCAGGGAAGCAGCCTCTACCTCAGATCCCCGAGCCAGCGCCGGTGGCCGCGTACAGCATGCCCAACACCAACGTGACGCTGGAGACCCTCCTGAGCACCAAGGTGGCCGTGGCGCAGTTCTCCCAGAACGCGAGGGCCGCGGGCAGCGTGGGGCCCGGCAGCGGGGTGACGGCGGTGGCCATCCCCATGATCCTGGAGCAGCTGATGGCATTGCAGCAGCAGCAGATTCACCAGCTGCAGCTCATCGAGCAGATCCGCAGCCAGGTGGCCATGATGAACCGCCAGCCCCTGCGGCCGCCACTCAACCCCGGGGCGGCTGCCGCGGCCCAGAGCACCCCGGTGCCGGCCTCCAGCCAGCTGCAAGGGCTGGCGGCCCACTCGGCCCTGCAGCTCTCCGCCGGGgcgcccgccgcgcccgccgcccccggccccgccgcccaGCCGGTGGCCTACGAGGGCCCCCAGCACCTGTCCCAGCCGGCCGCCGGGGCCAGCGCCCCGCACGCCCCCAGCGGCGGCCCTTCCGTCCCCGCCGAGTCCGGCGGGCCGGCGTCCTCCAGCGCGgcccccgcgcccgccgccccggCCTCCAGTGGCAGCGCGCAGCCGCAGAACGCCTCCACGCCCCCCGCCCTGGGGCCGGGGCCCCCCCTCAGCTCGGCCCCCAGCCTGCCAAACCCACTTCTACCTCAGACCTCCGCCGGCAGCGTCATCTTCCCCAACCCGCTGGTCAGCATCGCGGCCACCGCCAACGCGCTGGACCCCCTGTCCGCCCTCATGAAGCACCGCAAGGGCAAGCCCCCGAACGTGTCGGTGTTCGAGCCCAAGGCCAGCGCCGAGGACCCGTTCTTCAAGCACAAGTGCAGGTTCTGTGCCAAGGTGTTCGGGAGCGACAGCGCCCTGCAGATCCACCTGCGCTCCCACACGGGCGAGCGGCCCTTCAAGTGCAACGTCTGCGGCAACCGCTTCTCCACCAAGGGCAACCTGAAGGTGCACTTCCAGAGGCACAAGGAGAAGTACCCGCACATCCAGATGAACCCCTACCCCGTCCCCGAGTACCTGGACAATGTGCCCACCTGCTCCGGGATCCCCTACGGGATGTCGCTGCCTCCAGAGAAGCCGGTGACCACCTGGCTGGACAGCAAGCCCGTGTTGCCCACGGTGCCCACGTCGGTCGGGCTGCAGCTCCCGCCCACCCTCCCTGGCGTCAGCAGCTACGCGGactcccccagcctcacccctgcgaGCCGCTCCCCGCAGCGGCCCTCGCCCGCGTCCAGCGAGTGCACGTCCCTGTCCCCCGGCCTCAACAGCTCTGAGTCGGGCGTCCCCGGGACCGCCGAGTCCCCGCAGCCGGCGCTCAGCGGCTCCTCTCTGACCAAACCCGAGCCCGCGAGCCTGCCTGGCACCAACGGCAGGGCAGGGGACGTCCCCGCCAGCGGGCAGGTCTCCGCCACGTCCGCGGCGGCCTCCACCGCGCTGGCAGACGGCAGCATCTGCACGGGCCTCTGCAGCCCCGTGCTCCCAGCCGGCTCCGACCAGTTCAAGGCCAAGTTTCCCTTCGGGGGGCTGCTCGACTCCATGCAGACGTCCGAGACCTCGAAGCTCCAGCAGCTGGTGGAGAACATCGACAAGAAGATGACGGACCCCAACCAGTGCGTCATCTGCCACCGCGTGCTGAGCTGCCAGAGCGCGCTGAAGATGCATTACCGGACGCACACGGGGGAGAGGCCGTTCAAGTGCAAGATCTGCGGGCGCGCCTTCACCACCAAGGGCAACCTGAAGACGCACTTCGGGGTGCACCGGGCCAAGCCGCCCCTGCGGGTGCAGCACTCCTGCCCCATCTGCCAGAAGAAGTTCACCAACGCCGTGGTCCTGCAGCAGCACATCCGGATGCACATGGGCGGCCAGATCCCCAACACGCCGCTGCCCGACGGCTTCCCGGACGCCATGGACGCCGAGCTGCCCTACGACGACAAGGCCGCCGAGGCCCTGAGCGGCTACGACGACGACGCGGACGAGAACTCCATGGAGGACGACGCCGAGCCGCGGGAGCCGGCCGGCGACCCGCCCAAGCCGCTGCTGCCCTACTCGGGCTCCTGCCCGCCCTCGCCCCCCTCCGTCATCTCCAGCATCGCCGCCCTGGAGAACCAGATGAAGATGATGGACCCGGCCGCGAGCTGCCCGCAGCTGACCTCCCTGAGGTCCGTGGAGAACGGGTCCGGGGACAGCGACCGCCTGAGCAACGACTCCTCGTCGGCCGCGGGCGACCTGGAGAGCCGGAGCGCAGGCAGCCCGGCCCTGTCGGAGTCCTCGTCCTCCACGCATGCCCTGTCGCCCATGAACAGCCACAGCGAGAGCTTGCACTCCAAGTCCCCGGGGCTCAGCGCCCAGGAGGAGCCGCAGGAAACGCCGCTAAAGACCGAAAGGCCGGACagcccccccgccgcccccgaaAACGGAGGCGCGCTGGACCTCACGGCGGCCCAGCCCGGCCGGCCGGCCGTCAAGGAGGAGGCCCCCTTTAGCCTGCTGTTCCTGAGCAGAGATCGGGGTAAGTGTCCGGGCGCCGTGTGTGGCGTGTGCCGCAAGCCCTTCGCGTGCCGGAGCGCGTTGGAAATCCACCACCGCAGCCACACCAAGGAGCGCCCGTTCCTCTGTGCGCTCTGCGGCCGCGGCTGCTCCACTAGGGGGAATTTAAAGCAGCACTTGCTGACGCACGCGTTGAGCGAGCCGCGTCCTCAGTCATCTGACCCCGACTTTGCCCTAGGTCCCGGCCAGACCACCGCTAGCCTGGTCGCCGGCCCCGCGCCCGCCGCCATCAAAATGGAAGTGAACGGGCACAGCAGGGCCATCGCGCTGGGCGAGGGCCCGCCGCTGCCGGCCGCCGTGCAGGTGCCCCCCGGGCCCCCGGCCGTGATGGGCCCCGGCCTCGCGCCCATGCTGGCCCCCCCGCCGCGCCGGGCGCCCAAGCAGCACAACTGCCAGTCGTGCGGGAAGACCTTCTCGTCGGCCAGCGCCCTGCAGATCCACGAGCGCACGCACACGGGGGAGAAGCCCTTCGGCTGCACCATCTGCGGGAGGGCCTTCACCACCAAGGGCAACCTGAAGGTAAGGCGGGGGCCGGCGCCCGGCTGAGcacggtggtggggggggggggggctcagccgCCAAGGCTCCCCACCCACTTCAGGTGCTGCAGGCAGGGCCTCTGCTGTGATCCGGGGGaccgggggggggtggggggggcagaggtgcTGGGGACCCCCCTCCAGTAGCGAGGCACGTGCCCGTGTCGTGTTGCGTGTACCTGTGTCTGACGTGCACACGTGTTTGTGCGTGAACTTAGCGGGGGCATGCATATCATGTAGCGGTGGTGAAGGGCTGGCTTTTCAGTGTAGGCCCAGCCCCccgaggggctggaggagggtgtggggggatGACCAcacaggagtgggggggggtggagcaggCTGTTGGGGGGGTGACCACACGGGGTAagggggggctggaggaggctgtGGGGGGATGACCACATGGGGTGGGGGTGTAGCCTTTGGGGGGGTGACCACACCggggggggctggaggaggctgtGGGGGGATGACCACATGGGGTGGAGGTGTAGCCTTTGGGGGGGTGACCACACgggggggggctggaggaggctgtTGGGATGACCACATGGGGTGGAGGTGTAGCCTTTGGGGGGGTGACCACACCggggggggctggaggaggctgtGGGGGGATGACCACATGGGGTGGAGGTGTAGCCTTTGGGGGGTGACCACATggatggggctggaggaggctgtGGGGGGATGACCAcacaggagtgggggggggtggagcaggCTGTTGGGGGGGTGACCACACGGGATAagggggggctggaggaggctgtGGGGGGATGACCACATGGGGTGGGGGTGTAGCCTTTGGGGGGCTGACCACATGGGGTGGGGGTCTAGCCTTTGGGGGGGTGACCACACCagggggggctggaggaggctgtGGGGGGATGACCACATGGGGTGGAGGTGTAGCCTTTGGGGGGGTGACCACACgggggggggctggaggaggctgtTGGGGGGGTGACCACATGAGGTGGGGGTGCAGCCTTTGGGGGGTGACCACAGAGGAGTGGGGGGGTTGGAGGAGGCTGTTGGGGTGACCACACGGGGGGGGGCTGGAGGAAGCTACTGGGGTGGTGACCACATGGGGTGGGAGCTGGCACAGGCTGTTAGGGGGTGACCacacggggttggggggggctggaggaggctgtTGCGGTGACCACACGGGGGGTGCTGGAGGAGGCTACTGGGGTGGTGACCACACGGGGTGGAGGCTGGCACAGGCTGTTGGGGGGGTGaccacacggggtggggggggctggaggaggctgtTGGGGTGACCACACGGCGGGTGGGACTTGAGGGGGCTCTTGGGGGGGGTGACCACACAAGCTTTGCTCTTGGGCAGCAGTCCCGGGACCCGGTGCAGTCCCAAATGTGGTAGAACATGGCTTTTCAACACTCCCATAAGACACAAATAACAAATCCTGTCCAGAGGCCAGGCTTCGTCCTGGTTTTGTCCGTGGCTgccagcaggggctgggggcattTGGTGAGAAGCCTCCTGGCCTGACGGCCAGAGGAGAACAGCCCAGGGTAGTGCTCACGTTTTCAGGTGACCACACCATACGTGTTCCATGGAAGGTGAAGTGTGGACAGGACATTAGATGAGTGTTTGTAGAGAAACACGCCTCTTTCTGTCCACGTCACAGGCCTGTCCGGGCTCCGGAGTCCTCTTCAGAGACTCTGGAAAGCTCCCCAC contains the following coding sequences:
- the SALL3 gene encoding sal-like protein 3 isoform X2, producing the protein MSRRKQAKPQHLKSDEELPPPDGAPEHAVPGDGADDGDSGSEGRSGSEDTNVCEKCCAEFFKWTDFLEHKKSCTKNPLVLIVNEDEPAPPSEEFPEPSPASSPSDRTESEAAEDPAPPENGEGGEGRAPEKEEEPMEAEPSGDKGFPNPGPSHAGKQPLPQIPEPAPVAAYSMPNTNVTLETLLSTKVAVAQFSQNARAAGSVGPGSGVTAVAIPMILEQLMALQQQQIHQLQLIEQIRSQVAMMNRQPLRPPLNPGAAAAAQSTPVPASSQLQGLAAHSALQLSAGAPAAPAAPGPAAQPVAYEGPQHLSQPAAGASAPHAPSGGPSVPAESGGPASSSAAPAPAAPASSGSAQPQNASTPPALGPGPPLSSAPSLPNPLLPQTSAGSVIFPNPLVSIAATANALDPLSALMKHRKGKPPNVSVFEPKASAEDPFFKHKCRFCAKVFGSDSALQIHLRSHTGERPFKCNVCGNRFSTKGNLKVHFQRHKEKYPHIQMNPYPVPEYLDNVPTCSGIPYGMSLPPEKPVTTWLDSKPVLPTVPTSVGLQLPPTLPGVSSYADSPSLTPASRSPQRPSPASSECTSLSPGLNSSESGVPGTAESPQPALSGSSLTKPEPASLPGTNGRAGDVPASGQVSATSAAASTALADGSICTGLCSPVLPAGSDQFKAKFPFGGLLDSMQTSETSKLQQLVENIDKKMTDPNQCVICHRVLSCQSALKMHYRTHTGERPFKCKICGRAFTTKGNLKTHFGVHRAKPPLRVQHSCPICQKKFTNAVVLQQHIRMHMGGQIPNTPLPDGFPDAMDAELPYDDKAAEALSGYDDDADENSMEDDAEPREPAGDPPKPLLPYSGSCPPSPPSVISSIAALENQMKMMDPAASCPQLTSLRSVENGSGDSDRLSNDSSSAAGDLESRSAGSPALSESSSSTHALSPMNSHSESLHSKSPGLSAQEEPQETPLKTERPDSPPAAPENGGALDLTAAQPGRPAVKEEAPFSLLFLSRDRGPGQTTASLVAGPAPAAIKMEVNGHSRAIALGEGPPLPAAVQVPPGPPAVMGPGLAPMLAPPPRRAPKQHNCQSCGKTFSSASALQIHERTHTGEKPFGCTICGRAFTTKGNLKVHMGTHMWNNAPARRGRRLSVENPMALLGGDALKFSEMFQKDLAARAMNVDPSFWNQYAAAITNGLAMKNNEISVIQNGGIPQLPVSLGGSAIPPLGSLTAGMDKARTGGSPPIVSLDKANSETGASRPFTRFIEDNKEIGIN
- the SALL3 gene encoding sal-like protein 3 isoform X3, which gives rise to MGGCHSISVPGDGADDGDSGSEGRSGSEDTNVCEKCCAEFFKWTDFLEHKKSCTKNPLVLIVNEDEPAPPSEEFPEPSPASSPSDRTESEAAEDPAPPENGEGGEGRAPEKEEEPMEAEPSGDKGFPNPGPSHAGKQPLPQIPEPAPVAAYSMPNTNVTLETLLSTKVAVAQFSQNARAAGSVGPGSGVTAVAIPMILEQLMALQQQQIHQLQLIEQIRSQVAMMNRQPLRPPLNPGAAAAAQSTPVPASSQLQGLAAHSALQLSAGAPAAPAAPGPAAQPVAYEGPQHLSQPAAGASAPHAPSGGPSVPAESGGPASSSAAPAPAAPASSGSAQPQNASTPPALGPGPPLSSAPSLPNPLLPQTSAGSVIFPNPLVSIAATANALDPLSALMKHRKGKPPNVSVFEPKASAEDPFFKHKCRFCAKVFGSDSALQIHLRSHTGERPFKCNVCGNRFSTKGNLKVHFQRHKEKYPHIQMNPYPVPEYLDNVPTCSGIPYGMSLPPEKPVTTWLDSKPVLPTVPTSVGLQLPPTLPGVSSYADSPSLTPASRSPQRPSPASSECTSLSPGLNSSESGVPGTAESPQPALSGSSLTKPEPASLPGTNGRAGDVPASGQVSATSAAASTALADGSICTGLCSPVLPAGSDQFKAKFPFGGLLDSMQTSETSKLQQLVENIDKKMTDPNQCVICHRVLSCQSALKMHYRTHTGERPFKCKICGRAFTTKGNLKTHFGVHRAKPPLRVQHSCPICQKKFTNAVVLQQHIRMHMGGQIPNTPLPDGFPDAMDAELPYDDKAAEALSGYDDDADENSMEDDAEPREPAGDPPKPLLPYSGSCPPSPPSVISSIAALENQMKMMDPAASCPQLTSLRSVENGSGDSDRLSNDSSSAAGDLESRSAGSPALSESSSSTHALSPMNSHSESLHSKSPGLSAQEEPQETPLKTERPDSPPAAPENGGALDLTAAQPGRPAVKEEAPFSLLFLSRDRGPGQTTASLVAGPAPAAIKMEVNGHSRAIALGEGPPLPAAVQVPPGPPAVMGPGLAPMLAPPPRRAPKQHNCQSCGKTFSSASALQIHERTHTGEKPFGCTICGRAFTTKGNLKVHMGTHMWNNAPARRGRRLSVENPMALLGGDALKFSEMFQKDLAARAMNVDPSFWNQYAAAITNGLAMKNNEISVIQNGGIPQLPVSLGGSAIPPLGSLTAGMDKARTGGSPPIVSLDKANSETGASRPFTRFIEDNKEIGIN
- the SALL3 gene encoding sal-like protein 3 isoform X1, with protein sequence MSRRKQAKPQHLKSDEELPPPDGAPEHAVPGDGADDGDSGSEGRSGSEDTNVCEKCCAEFFKWTDFLEHKKSCTKNPLVLIVNEDEPAPPSEEFPEPSPASSPSDRTESEAAEDPAPPENGEGGEGRAPEKEEEPMEAEPSGDKGFPNPGPSHAGKQPLPQIPEPAPVAAYSMPNTNVTLETLLSTKVAVAQFSQNARAAGSVGPGSGVTAVAIPMILEQLMALQQQQIHQLQLIEQIRSQVAMMNRQPLRPPLNPGAAAAAQSTPVPASSQLQGLAAHSALQLSAGAPAAPAAPGPAAQPVAYEGPQHLSQPAAGASAPHAPSGGPSVPAESGGPASSSAAPAPAAPASSGSAQPQNASTPPALGPGPPLSSAPSLPNPLLPQTSAGSVIFPNPLVSIAATANALDPLSALMKHRKGKPPNVSVFEPKASAEDPFFKHKCRFCAKVFGSDSALQIHLRSHTGERPFKCNVCGNRFSTKGNLKVHFQRHKEKYPHIQMNPYPVPEYLDNVPTCSGIPYGMSLPPEKPVTTWLDSKPVLPTVPTSVGLQLPPTLPGVSSYADSPSLTPASRSPQRPSPASSECTSLSPGLNSSESGVPGTAESPQPALSGSSLTKPEPASLPGTNGRAGDVPASGQVSATSAAASTALADGSICTGLCSPVLPAGSDQFKAKFPFGGLLDSMQTSETSKLQQLVENIDKKMTDPNQCVICHRVLSCQSALKMHYRTHTGERPFKCKICGRAFTTKGNLKTHFGVHRAKPPLRVQHSCPICQKKFTNAVVLQQHIRMHMGGQIPNTPLPDGFPDAMDAELPYDDKAAEALSGYDDDADENSMEDDAEPREPAGDPPKPLLPYSGSCPPSPPSVISSIAALENQMKMMDPAASCPQLTSLRSVENGSGDSDRLSNDSSSAAGDLESRSAGSPALSESSSSTHALSPMNSHSESLHSKSPGLSAQEEPQETPLKTERPDSPPAAPENGGALDLTAAQPGRPAVKEEAPFSLLFLSRDRGKCPGAVCGVCRKPFACRSALEIHHRSHTKERPFLCALCGRGCSTRGNLKQHLLTHALSEPRPQSSDPDFALGPGQTTASLVAGPAPAAIKMEVNGHSRAIALGEGPPLPAAVQVPPGPPAVMGPGLAPMLAPPPRRAPKQHNCQSCGKTFSSASALQIHERTHTGEKPFGCTICGRAFTTKGNLKVHMGTHMWNNAPARRGRRLSVENPMALLGGDALKFSEMFQKDLAARAMNVDPSFWNQYAAAITNGLAMKNNEISVIQNGGIPQLPVSLGGSAIPPLGSLTAGMDKARTGGSPPIVSLDKANSETGASRPFTRFIEDNKEIGIN